The Lonchura striata isolate bLonStr1 chromosome 12, bLonStr1.mat, whole genome shotgun sequence genome includes a region encoding these proteins:
- the HYAL2 gene encoding hyaluronidase-2, protein MRGGCAAAVAVPWLALLALARQPPEKPSAAPHLTRRPFLVAWNVPTQDCKPRFQVSFDFSIFDLYASPNEGFVGQNLTIFYKERLGLYPYYTRQGVAVNGGVPQNSSLSEHLARLQEGINKYIRSSTKEGLAIIDWEEWRPVWARNWKPKDIYREASQELVLQRQPTWPPEKVNKQAAFEFESAAQEFMVRTLRKAKSFRPKQLWGFYLFPDCYNHDYSKNKESYTGQCPDVEKSRNDQLKWLWKESMALYPSIYLDPLLDSTPNSRKFVRARVMEAMRISQKHHDDYSLPVFVYTRPTYIRKLNVLSQADLISTIGESAALGAAGAILWGDAVDTRNRELCQFMKNYLEGDLGRYVVNVTTAAELCSTTLCQGRGRCLRQDSHADVFLHLNSTSFQLRRRDADHPERPLFWAEGQLSSADVLFLRTHFHCHCYQGWQGSGCQTRAGPRSDAPGPLAPLGLGVLLLLASWCYPPLD, encoded by the exons ATGCGCGGGGGCTGCGCGGCGGCGGTGGCTGTtccctggctggctctgctggcctTGGCCCGGCAGCCCCCCGAGAAGCCGTCGGCCGCCCCCCATCTCACCCGCCGGCCCTTCCTGGTGGCTTGGAATGTGCCCACCCAGGACTGCAAACCCCGCTTCCAGGTGTCGTTCGACTTCAGCATCTTCGACCTGTACGCCTCCCCCAACGAGGGCTTCGTGGGGCAGAACCTCACCATTTTCTACAAGGAACGCCTGGGACTCTACCCCTACTACACCCGCCAAGGTGTGGCCGTCAATGGTGGTGTCCCCCAGAACAGCAGCCTGTCCGAGCACCTCGCCCGCCTCCAGGAGGGCATCAATAAGTACATCCGCTCATCCACCAAGGAAGGGCTGGCCATCATCGACTGGGAGGAGTGGCGTCCCGTCTGGGCTCGCAACTGGAAGCCCAAGGATATCTACCGGGAGGCGTCCCAGGAACTGGTGTTACAGCGTCAGCCCACCTGGCCCCCTGAGAAGGTGAACAAGCAGGCAGCGTTTGAGTTTGAGTCGGCTGCCCAGGAGTTCATGGTGAGAACCCTACGCAAGGCCAAGAGCTTCCGACCCAAACAGCTCTGGGGGTTCTACCTCTTCCCTGACTGCTACAACCACGACTACAGCAAGAACAAGGAGAGCTACACCGGGCAGTGCCCAGATGTGGAGAAATCTCGCAATGACCAGCTGAAGTGGCTGTGGAAGGAGAGCATGGCGCTCTACCCCTCCATCTACCTCGACCCGCTCCTGGACTCCACTCCGAACAGCCGCAAGTTTGTGCGGGCGCGGGTGATGGAGGCCATGCGCATCTCGCAGAAGCACCACGATGACTACTCCCTACCTGTCTTTGTCTACACCCGGCCCACCTACATCCGCAAGCTGAATGTGCTCAGCCAG GCGGACCTGATCTCCACCATCGGAGAGAGTGCAGCactgggtgcagctggggccATTTTGTGGGGTGATGCAGTTGACACCAGAAACCGG GAGTTGTGCCAGTTCATGAAAAACTACCTGGAGGGGGACCTGGGACGCTATGTTGTGAATGTCAcgacagcagcagagctctgcagcacgACGCTGTGCCAGGGCCGGGGTCGCTGCCTGCGCCAGGACAGCCACGCCGATGTCTTCCTCCACCTCAACTCTACCAGCTTCCAGCTGCGGCGCCGGGATGCTGACCACCCCGAGCGCCCCCTCTTCTGGGCCGAGGGCCAGCTCTCCTCTGCTGACGTACTCTTCCTACGGACCCACTTTCACTGCCACTGCtaccagggctggcagggcagtgGCTGCCAGACACGCGCTGGCCCCCGCAGCGATGCCCCTGGCCCTTTGGCACCGCTGGGACTTGGGGTGCTGTTGCTGCTTGCAAGCTGGTGCTACCCGCCCCTGGACTGA